A stretch of Faecalibacterium duncaniae DNA encodes these proteins:
- the prfB gene encoding peptide chain release factor 2 — protein MITTDELKVQLADYGTAVKDLEEALAIDASRKRVQELEHTMSRPGFYDDAELSKKVFDEVGDLKGKLNRFEKLQGLYDDAETMLVMLDEEYDPDMVPEAEEAVNAVGKAVDELQLMTMLNGEYDHSNAILTFHAGTGGTEAQDWAEMLYRMYNKWAQAHGMTVEVLDYQDGDEAGMKSASMMVKGANAYGLLKSENGVHRLVRVSPFDANARRQTSFASLEVMPELDNTIQVDIRPEDIEMQVFRSSGAGGQHINKTSSAVRLIHKPTGVVVSCQTQRSQFQNRDYAMEMLKAKLYQIAKQQHMDKIDDIKGVQNEIAWGHQIRSYVFMPYTMVKDHRTNYETGNVDAVMDGDLDGFIFAYLKAASRGELQDT, from the coding sequence ATGATTACTACTGACGAACTGAAAGTGCAGCTGGCCGATTACGGCACCGCTGTGAAGGACCTGGAGGAAGCGCTGGCCATCGACGCTTCCCGCAAGCGCGTGCAGGAGCTGGAGCACACCATGAGCCGCCCCGGCTTTTACGATGACGCTGAGCTGAGCAAGAAGGTCTTTGATGAAGTGGGCGACCTGAAGGGCAAGCTGAACCGCTTTGAAAAGCTGCAGGGCCTGTACGATGATGCCGAGACCATGCTGGTGATGCTGGACGAGGAGTACGACCCCGATATGGTGCCCGAGGCAGAGGAAGCCGTGAACGCCGTGGGCAAGGCCGTGGACGAGCTGCAGCTGATGACCATGCTGAACGGTGAGTACGACCACAGCAATGCGATCCTGACCTTCCACGCCGGTACCGGCGGCACCGAGGCGCAGGACTGGGCCGAGATGCTGTACCGCATGTACAACAAGTGGGCACAGGCACACGGCATGACCGTGGAGGTGCTGGATTATCAGGACGGCGACGAGGCCGGTATGAAGAGCGCTTCCATGATGGTCAAGGGTGCCAACGCCTATGGCCTGCTCAAGAGCGAGAACGGCGTGCACCGTCTGGTCCGCGTATCCCCCTTTGATGCCAACGCCCGCCGCCAGACCAGCTTTGCTTCTCTGGAAGTGATGCCTGAGCTGGACAACACCATTCAGGTGGACATCCGCCCTGAGGACATCGAGATGCAGGTGTTCCGCTCCTCCGGTGCCGGCGGCCAGCACATCAACAAGACCTCTTCCGCTGTCCGTCTGATCCACAAGCCCACCGGCGTCGTGGTCAGCTGCCAGACCCAGCGCAGCCAGTTCCAGAACCGTGACTACGCCATGGAAATGCTGAAGGCAAAGCTGTATCAGATCGCAAAGCAGCAGCACATGGACAAGATCGACGACATCAAGGGCGTGCAGAATGAGATCGCCTGGGGCCACCAGATCCGCAGCTATGTGTTCATGCCCTACACCATGGTCAAGGATCACCGCACCAACTACGAGACCGGCAATGTCGATGCCGTGATGGATGGTGATCTGGACGGCTTCATCTTTGCTTACCTCAAGGCCGCCAGCCGCGGGGAACTGCAGGATACCTAA
- a CDS encoding excinuclease ABC subunit UvrA: protein MNHESSSALPAAIRVRGARVHNLKNIDVDVPLHKIVGIAGVSGSGKSSLALGVLYAEGSRRYLEALSTYTRRRMTQAEKAQVDEIRYVPAALALHQRPGVPGMRSTFGTMTELLNSLRLMFSRLSHYPCPSCGCMVPPSLNIAAEIPLYCPRCGAQVPVLGAEQFAFNSTGACPDCEGTGIVRVVDESTLVPDESLSINEGAVLPWQTLMWSLMKEIAEKMGVRTNVPFRELTPEERDMVFHGPAKKVHLLYQNSKTGAAGEMDFTYFNAVYTVENALAKVTDEKGMKRVERFLKQGPCPACGGSRLNAAARAPRLRGIGLADACRMTLDTLVQWVEGVPASLPVEMRPMAESICESFQATAARLLDLGLGYLSLDREAATLSTGERQRVQLARSVRNRTTGVLYVLDEPSIGLHPSNIEGLRGVMHDLIADGNSIVLVDHDTEILRDADWLIEMGPGAGENGGTILTQGTVEQVAQSPASRIGPFLADLHTLSARTRTPEAELFALGTITLRTRAIHTVKPLEVRLPKGRLIAVTGVSGSGKTTLVLESLIPALEAAAKGEALPAHVESITAPGIAQVKLIDATPIGINVRSTVATYANVHDELRKIYARSPLAREKGYKAGDFSYNTGRLRCPGCDGTGTISLDIQFLPDVEITCPDCGGSRYQKDAATLYRTRKDGTQAESLPRLMEMSVDEALAACSDLKLVASRLQTLSSLGLGYLTLGEATPSLSGGEAQRLKLASEMGKGQADTVFVFDEPTIGLHPLDVRTLLGVFQRLIDSGATVVVIEHDLDVIRNADYLVDLGPGGGESGGRIVACGTPEQVAADPASITGKYLHL from the coding sequence ATGAACCACGAATCCAGTTCCGCTCTCCCCGCCGCCATCCGGGTGCGGGGCGCGCGGGTGCACAACCTGAAGAACATCGATGTAGATGTGCCGCTCCACAAGATCGTCGGCATTGCGGGCGTGTCCGGTTCCGGCAAGTCCTCGCTGGCGCTGGGTGTCCTCTACGCCGAGGGCTCCCGCCGCTATCTGGAGGCCCTTTCCACCTATACCCGCCGCCGGATGACCCAGGCCGAAAAGGCGCAGGTAGACGAGATCCGCTATGTTCCCGCCGCACTGGCCCTCCACCAGCGGCCCGGCGTGCCCGGGATGCGTTCCACCTTTGGCACCATGACCGAGCTTTTGAACAGCCTGCGGCTGATGTTCTCCCGGCTGTCCCACTACCCCTGCCCCAGCTGCGGCTGCATGGTGCCGCCCAGCCTGAACATTGCGGCCGAGATCCCGCTCTACTGCCCCCGGTGCGGCGCACAGGTGCCGGTGCTGGGCGCGGAGCAGTTTGCCTTTAACAGCACCGGAGCCTGCCCAGACTGCGAGGGCACCGGCATCGTGCGGGTGGTGGACGAATCCACTCTGGTGCCGGACGAGAGCCTTTCCATCAACGAGGGCGCGGTGCTGCCCTGGCAGACCCTGATGTGGTCGCTGATGAAGGAGATCGCCGAAAAGATGGGCGTGCGCACCAACGTTCCCTTCCGGGAGCTGACCCCGGAAGAGCGCGACATGGTGTTCCACGGCCCCGCCAAAAAAGTGCATCTGCTCTACCAGAACAGCAAGACCGGCGCGGCGGGCGAAATGGATTTCACCTACTTCAACGCTGTTTATACCGTAGAGAACGCTCTTGCCAAGGTGACGGATGAAAAGGGCATGAAGCGGGTGGAGCGGTTCCTGAAGCAGGGCCCCTGCCCCGCGTGCGGCGGCTCCCGCCTGAACGCCGCGGCCCGGGCTCCCCGGCTGCGGGGCATCGGGCTGGCCGATGCCTGCCGCATGACGCTGGACACGCTGGTACAGTGGGTGGAGGGGGTGCCCGCCTCCCTGCCCGTGGAGATGCGCCCCATGGCTGAAAGCATCTGCGAGTCCTTTCAGGCCACCGCTGCCCGCCTGCTGGATCTGGGGCTGGGCTACCTCTCCCTTGACCGGGAGGCTGCCACCCTTTCCACAGGGGAGCGCCAGCGGGTGCAGCTGGCCCGCTCGGTGCGCAACCGCACCACCGGCGTACTCTATGTGCTGGACGAGCCCTCCATCGGTCTGCACCCCTCCAACATCGAGGGCCTGCGGGGCGTGATGCATGACCTGATCGCGGACGGCAACTCCATTGTGCTGGTGGATCACGACACCGAGATCCTGCGGGATGCCGACTGGCTCATTGAGATGGGCCCCGGTGCCGGTGAAAACGGCGGCACCATCCTGACGCAGGGCACTGTGGAGCAGGTGGCCCAAAGCCCGGCTTCCCGCATCGGGCCCTTCCTTGCCGACCTGCACACCCTCTCAGCCCGCACCCGCACCCCGGAGGCGGAGCTCTTTGCGCTGGGCACCATCACCCTGCGCACCCGGGCCATCCACACCGTCAAGCCGCTGGAAGTCCGGCTGCCCAAGGGGCGGCTCATTGCAGTGACCGGCGTGTCCGGTTCCGGCAAGACCACGCTGGTGCTGGAAAGCCTGATCCCCGCGCTGGAGGCCGCCGCCAAGGGCGAAGCTCTGCCCGCCCATGTGGAAAGCATCACTGCACCGGGCATTGCGCAGGTCAAGCTCATTGACGCAACACCCATCGGCATCAATGTGCGGTCCACGGTGGCCACCTATGCCAATGTCCACGATGAACTGCGCAAGATCTACGCCCGCTCCCCCCTTGCCAGGGAGAAGGGCTACAAGGCGGGCGATTTTTCCTACAACACGGGCCGCCTGCGCTGCCCCGGCTGCGACGGCACCGGCACCATCAGCCTGGACATCCAGTTCCTGCCGGATGTGGAGATTACCTGCCCGGATTGCGGCGGCTCCCGCTACCAGAAGGATGCCGCCACCCTCTACCGCACCCGGAAGGACGGCACCCAGGCCGAGAGCCTGCCCCGCCTGATGGAGATGAGCGTGGACGAAGCCCTTGCCGCCTGTTCCGACCTCAAGCTGGTGGCCAGCCGGCTGCAGACCCTTTCCAGCCTGGGGCTGGGCTACCTGACTCTGGGCGAGGCCACCCCCAGCCTTTCGGGCGGGGAGGCCCAGCGGCTCAAGCTCGCCAGCGAGATGGGCAAAGGGCAGGCTGACACCGTGTTTGTATTCGATGAACCCACCATCGGCCTGCACCCGCTGGATGTGCGCACTCTGCTGGGCGTGTTCCAGCGCCTCATTGACAGCGGGGCCACTGTGGTGGTCATTGAGCACGATCTGGATGTGATCCGCAACGCCGACTATCTCGTGGACCTTGGCCCCGGCGGCGGTGAGAGCGGCGGACGCATCGTGGCCTGCGGCACACCGGAGCAGGTGGCCGCCGATCCCGCCAGCATCACCGGAAAATATCTGCACCTGTAA